One Stratiformator vulcanicus genomic window, CATCGTGAAGCCGTAGGAGTTGTGATCGCGACCGGTCCCCTTGGCATACTCCGCCGTCGGTTGACGCCCAAATTCGCCGCCCCACACGACCAGCGTTTCGTCGAGCATTCCACGCTCTTTCAGGTCTTGCAGCAGAGCGGCGACGGGCTGATCCGTGTTACCGGCGTGCTTCTCGTGATTCTCGACCAGATCTCCGTGGGCGTCCCAGTTGGCGTCGTTATGATTTCCGCCTGAGTAGACCTGAATGAACCGCACGCCGCGCTCGACGAGCCGACGGGCGAGCAGGCACCGGCGACCGAACGGCGCCGTGCGTTTGTTGTCGATTCCGTACATCTGCTGTGTGCGGGCGTCTTCGGAATCGAGATCGGCCGCTTCGGGGGCGGCGCTTTGCATCTCGTAGGCGAGTTCATATGAGGCGATCCGCGCGGCCAATTCGCTATTGTCCGGCCGTGTCGCGAGGTGCCGCCGGTTCGCGGCATTAATGGATTGGAGTAACTCCTGCTGCACTTGCGGAGAGACCCCTTTCGGCGGTTTCAGATCGAACAGCGGTGCCCCCTCGGTTTTCATCACGGTGCCCTGATAACTGGCGGGCATGTAGCCGCTCGACCAATTCTTGGCACCGCTGATCGGCCCTCCGGTCGGATCGAGCATCACCACGAAGCCGGGCAGATTTTTGTTCGCGGTTCCGAGTCCGTAATTGATCCACGAGCCCATCGCCGGAGAGCCCGACTGAATTTTGCCGCTGTTCATCATGAGCATGGCCGAGCCATGAATCGGCGAGTCAGCCGTCATCGAATGCAGAAAGGCGATGTCATCGACATGCTTGGCGACATTCGGAAACAGGTCGCTGACCCATTTGCCGCATTCGCCGTATTGATTGAATTTCCAGCGCGGTTCCACAATCCGTCCGCCGGTTCTGTGCCCGCCGCGACCGAACGTCTTCACGTTCGCGGTCTTGCCGTCCATTCCGTACATCGAGGGCTTATAATCGAACGTGTCGATATGGCTCGGCCCGCCGTACATGAAGAGGAAGATGACGCTCTTCGCCTTCGGCGCGAAATGGGGCTTCTTCTTAGCAAGCGGATGGGCCGACGCAGCCGAGGCCGAAGAAAAGAAACCGTCATCGGCCAACAGTCCGGACAGCGCCGCGGCGCCAAAACCGGCTCCGGTTTGCCACAGAAACTCGCGTCGCGTGCGATTGCAGAAGTTTTGCATGGTCTTAGTTCTTAAACATGAATTATTGGCGAGAGGTTGCGCTTTGCATTGCCGCATCGGGGGGAAGCTTTGCGTTCCACTCGATAACCAAATTGGTCAGTCGGTTCGTGACGTCGGGTCGCTGCGGTGCCAAATTATTCGATTCCCCCGCGTCGTCTTCAATCCGATAAAGCTGCGGTCGCTGGCCGTCGTAGTCGCACAGTAATTTCCATTCGCCGGACCGAACCGCGAGGTCAGGCAGATTCTTAAGGAACCGATAGTCCTTGCGATCAGGCGGACGTCTGAAAAATATTGGTCCGGATCGCGATTTCGCGTTCTGACCCAGTAGTGTTGCCGAAAGGTTTTCACCGTCGCGAAACGCTCCCTCCGAAACTTCGACCCCGGCAATGGCCGCCAGTGACGGTGCGATGTCGAGGGCACAGAGGACCGATGTCTGATCCCGTGTTCCTTGAGAAGACGGCGGCATCAGCCCCGGAGCCCACACGATCAGGGGAGAGCGAATGCCCCCTTCGAGTAGCGTCGCCTTAATACCGCGGAATGGCCCGGCCGTGCCGCAGTTCTGCTCGGGGCCGTTGTCCGAGCAGACGAGGATCACCGTGTTATCACGCAGCTTTGCGTCGCCGCGAATGCGATCCAATAGCGGAGCGAACTGGTTGTCCATTTCTTCGAGCACGGCGACGTATCGGTCGCGAGTCTCTTCGCTCCATCGCTCGGGCGAGGGAAACAGGGGCGTGTGAACATCGTCCGGCCAGACGTTGACGTAAAACGGTTGGTCCTTCGCTTGGGCAGCGCCAATAAATTGAATCGCAGCATCGGCAAAGCCGGATGTGATTTTGGAGCGGACACGCCACTCGACCGGGCCGCCGAGACGTTCGGCGTCCGACCAAATTCGTTTGCGGATCACTTCGCCGTTTGGTCCGGGACGCAGCGTGATCGGAAGCAGTTTCGGGCCGAGGCCTTCGAAGTTCGTCAGCGATTTGTCGAAACCGTATTGGCTGATCTGCGGGGCATCTTCGACGTCACGCTGCCCGCCGAGATGCCATTTGCCGAAGTGACCGGTCGCGTAGCCAGCTTGCTGTAAGAGTGCGGAAAGCGTCGGCACTTCGGGGTCAAGCCAATCGGCAATGCCGCGGCTTCGATTGTGTTTGCGGTGGGACAGATACGAGCCGATCCGGTCGCGTTGCGGATAGCGTCCGGTCAGGAATGCCGCGCGCGACGGCGAGCAGATCGGCGAGTTGACATAGAACTGTTCGAAGCGAATTCCCGCGGCCGCTAATTTGTCGAGCTGCGGTGTCTCGGCCATCTCGCTGCCAAAGCAGCTCAAGTCGCCCCAGCCCATGTCGTCGATCAATACGAATACAAAATTCGGCCGCTCCGCCGCCGAAGCGCCGGCGCACGCGATTAAGGCCAAACAAAATATAACGTATCGAAGCATCGCTAATTTCCGTTTAGCCGCGACCGTCAGGGATCGCTCCTTGGCGGTCGCGGCTAAACAATGTTAATCGAGATAAATAAATTCGTTCCGGTTATAGAGACTCAGGCAGAACAGCCGCAGGGCTTCATCCGATGTGAGTCCGTGTTCGGTTTCGAGCGTGTCGATCAATTTCAACCCGGCCTCAATTTCGTCCTGTGACGGCTCGTGACCGGAGACAAGTGCCAATCCCCGAGCGACCTGAGCGTGGGCCTTGTCGCCGCACTCGTCTCGCAATCGCTTGGCGAAGAAGCCCGCTTCACGATGCACGAACTCACCGTTGAGCAGACCCAGCGCCTGCCCCGGCTGCGTCGTGCGGAATCGTGCTTCGCAGCTTGAGTCGGTCTCGGGGAAGTCGAAATTCGCGAGCAGCGGCGGGATGAGCGATCGCTTCACGTGGATATAGATGCTTCGGCGGGCTTGTTCTTTCAGCGAAGAGTCACCCCAACCTTCGCCCGGCTTCGATTGACCCTGCATCACTTCATCGGAGATGTCGGGATAAAAACCCGGGCCGTACATTTTTAAATTGAGCCGCCCGTTTATCGCGAAAAGCGAGTCGCGAATCTCTTCAGCACTGAGCCGCTGCATATTAAATCGCCAAAAGAGGTCATTGGCGGGATCAGCTTTAAGGGCCTCTTCGCTACCGGCCGACGACATGCGATAAGTGTTTGAAGTGACGATCAACCGATGCAGCGGCTTCATCTGCCAATCACGACGGACAAACTCGGTCGCCAGCCAGTCAAGAAGTTTCGGGTGCGTCGGCGGGACTCCCAATTGACCGAAGTTGTTCGGGCTCCGCACGATCCCGCGGCCGAAGTGATGCTGCCAGATGCGGTTGACCATCACCCGCGAGGTCAGGCGGTTGTCGGGCGAGGTAATCCATTCGGCGAGCACGCGGCGGCGTCCCGAAGATCGGGCTCCCTCTTCGACCTCCGGCAGTTCCGGCAGGGCGGTCTCGAAAATCTCGGGAAAACGCGGAGCGACAGGATCTCCCTCGGCCTGCGGTGATCCGCGAAGCAGTACGTGCGTCGCTTCCGGCGTTGCGTCGCATTTCGCCACACTGAGGACCATCTCTCGGTCGGGCAGTTCCCGCCGCTGACTGCGAATGCTCTCGCGGTGCTCGACCAGTGAGCGATACTGCTCGGCTTCCGATTCGTTCAGATAGTCGCCGAGGTGCTTGTCGAGAACTTGCTTCCGCTTGCGGCCTTCGGTGGCTCTCTGCATAGGTCCGGGCATCTCATCAATGGCCCGCTCCTCAATCTTGACGATCTCCCGAGTGAGGCGTCGCTCTTCGTTGTCGAGCCGGGCGTAGGCCGCCTTGACCTCCTTCGGCGAGACGTCGGTCAGGCTGTTGATCGCGGGATTTTTGCCGCGGGCATAGGGCGTCAGGCCGCGGAAGAACGCGAGCATCCCGTAGTAGTCGGTCGCGGGGATCGGATCGATCTTGTGATCGTGGCAGCGGGCGCAATTGAGCGTCAGCCCCAGCAGGCCCTGTCCGGTGGTCGTAATCAGATCGTCAAACTGGTCATAGCGGGCCAGCAGCTTGTCAGCCGGCTCGTCATCGTATGTGCCCAGGCGATAGTAACCGGTTGCCGTGACCGTTTCGGGAGTGACCTCGTCGAGTTCGTCTCCCGCGAGTTGTTCCCGCACGAACTGATCGTACGGCTTGTCGGCATTGAACGAGCGAATGACATAGTCGCGGTACTTCCACGCAAAGGGCTTCGGGGCGTCTCTTTCAAAGCTGTTTGTCTCGGCGAAACGAACGACATCGAGCCAATGCCGCGCCCAACGCTCTCCGTAGCGAGGCGATGCGAGAAGTCGATCGACGACCTGCTCGTACGCGTCGGGTGATTCGTTCTCAAGAAATTGCTCGACCTCTTCCGGGGACGGCGGCAAGCCAGTCAGATCGTAATAGACCCGTCGCAGCAGTGCGGCTCGATCAGCGGGGGGGTTCGGGTTCAGCCCCGAATCTTCGAGCCGCTTGAGAATGAAAGCATCGATCGGATTGGCGACCTGTTCGGTGTTCTGCACCTCGGGAATCTCAGGCCGTTCAAGGGGCCGGAACGCCCAATGCTTCTCCCACTTCGCTCCTTCGGCGATCCATTTCCGCAGCGTGGCGATCTCCTCAGCGGGGACCGGATCGCCTTCCGGCGGCATCTTCTCGAACTCGTCCTCGGAGGTGATCCGCCGGATCAGTTCGCTCTCGCCCGGCTTGCCGGGCACGATTGCTGCGAGTCCGGAATCAGCCTCACCGAAGGCCGAATCTCGTTCGTGCAGGGCGAGTCCCGACTCGGCATCGTCCGGGCCGTGACATGCGAAGCACCGCCGCGCGAGAATCGGCTTCACATCACTGGTGAAGCTGACATCAGCCATCGCCAACGACGCTGATGATACGAATAACGCGAAAATTGAGAGGGCGCGCAACATGAAGTCGGGTCAGATAGAGAGCGACCGGGCGGGAGAAAACATCAATCTCAGTTTATCCAACGCCGCCGCGGATGCAAAATCGATCGCTCGGCCGTTCACCTCAGCCGTTCACCTCGGTCGTGCCGTCGGGCAGCCGCTTGAAGCCGGGCCCCGCGTTCTCCGGGGGCACCGCCAGAACACGAACCGACATCGGTTGTTCGCTGGCAATCCCCTGAATAGCGATCGCGGCGTAGGGGGGAGCCACTTCGTCTTCGCGTGGCTCCGGCAACACTTCAAATTCTATCGACAGGACTTCTTCAAACAGCTCGGCGAGCGATTGCAGGTTGAAATCGAAGCTTGCCGGCGAGATACGCCCGTCGTCCGGTCCGCCGATATATTCCGTCATTCCCAGATAGAGAGAAATATCCCAACCGGTCTCGGTCGGGTTGCACTCGAAGCCGACTCGGCCGACTCCTTTGGTGGGTTCGAAGAGCTCCGCGGCGGCATTGATCCATGCGGTCAGCCATTCGGGCCGAACATCCCGCTCCGCCTTGCGGCGACGGTACTCTTCAACCTGTGCGAGCAGATGATTGACGGTAAGGTGGGAGTGCGGCATGGGTGAGCGACAATGCAGCGGGTTCTCGGGCAGCGAATTCAGAGTCGGAGCCGAAAATGGCATCGGTCCTCCGACACTTGGTTCATCGGCAACCAGCAAAGGAACTTCGCAGCCGAACCTTTCGCACTCGCAGATTCTCAACGTCAGCAGGACGCATTACGTCGAGTATGAGGGGTGAGTTCCG contains:
- a CDS encoding sulfatase-like hydrolase/transferase, whose amino-acid sequence is MLRYVIFCLALIACAGASAAERPNFVFVLIDDMGWGDLSCFGSEMAETPQLDKLAAAGIRFEQFYVNSPICSPSRAAFLTGRYPQRDRIGSYLSHRKHNRSRGIADWLDPEVPTLSALLQQAGYATGHFGKWHLGGQRDVEDAPQISQYGFDKSLTNFEGLGPKLLPITLRPGPNGEVIRKRIWSDAERLGGPVEWRVRSKITSGFADAAIQFIGAAQAKDQPFYVNVWPDDVHTPLFPSPERWSEETRDRYVAVLEEMDNQFAPLLDRIRGDAKLRDNTVILVCSDNGPEQNCGTAGPFRGIKATLLEGGIRSPLIVWAPGLMPPSSQGTRDQTSVLCALDIAPSLAAIAGVEVSEGAFRDGENLSATLLGQNAKSRSGPIFFRRPPDRKDYRFLKNLPDLAVRSGEWKLLCDYDGQRPQLYRIEDDAGESNNLAPQRPDVTNRLTNLVIEWNAKLPPDAAMQSATSRQ
- a CDS encoding PSD1 and planctomycete cytochrome C domain-containing protein, producing MLRALSIFALFVSSASLAMADVSFTSDVKPILARRCFACHGPDDAESGLALHERDSAFGEADSGLAAIVPGKPGESELIRRITSEDEFEKMPPEGDPVPAEEIATLRKWIAEGAKWEKHWAFRPLERPEIPEVQNTEQVANPIDAFILKRLEDSGLNPNPPADRAALLRRVYYDLTGLPPSPEEVEQFLENESPDAYEQVVDRLLASPRYGERWARHWLDVVRFAETNSFERDAPKPFAWKYRDYVIRSFNADKPYDQFVREQLAGDELDEVTPETVTATGYYRLGTYDDEPADKLLARYDQFDDLITTTGQGLLGLTLNCARCHDHKIDPIPATDYYGMLAFFRGLTPYARGKNPAINSLTDVSPKEVKAAYARLDNEERRLTREIVKIEERAIDEMPGPMQRATEGRKRKQVLDKHLGDYLNESEAEQYRSLVEHRESIRSQRRELPDREMVLSVAKCDATPEATHVLLRGSPQAEGDPVAPRFPEIFETALPELPEVEEGARSSGRRRVLAEWITSPDNRLTSRVMVNRIWQHHFGRGIVRSPNNFGQLGVPPTHPKLLDWLATEFVRRDWQMKPLHRLIVTSNTYRMSSAGSEEALKADPANDLFWRFNMQRLSAEEIRDSLFAINGRLNLKMYGPGFYPDISDEVMQGQSKPGEGWGDSSLKEQARRSIYIHVKRSLIPPLLANFDFPETDSSCEARFRTTQPGQALGLLNGEFVHREAGFFAKRLRDECGDKAHAQVARGLALVSGHEPSQDEIEAGLKLIDTLETEHGLTSDEALRLFCLSLYNRNEFIYLD
- a CDS encoding DUF1501 domain-containing protein, which encodes MQNFCNRTRREFLWQTGAGFGAAALSGLLADDGFFSSASAASAHPLAKKKPHFAPKAKSVIFLFMYGGPSHIDTFDYKPSMYGMDGKTANVKTFGRGGHRTGGRIVEPRWKFNQYGECGKWVSDLFPNVAKHVDDIAFLHSMTADSPIHGSAMLMMNSGKIQSGSPAMGSWINYGLGTANKNLPGFVVMLDPTGGPISGAKNWSSGYMPASYQGTVMKTEGAPLFDLKPPKGVSPQVQQELLQSINAANRRHLATRPDNSELAARIASYELAYEMQSAAPEAADLDSEDARTQQMYGIDNKRTAPFGRRCLLARRLVERGVRFIQVYSGGNHNDANWDAHGDLVENHEKHAGNTDQPVAALLQDLKERGMLDETLVVWGGEFGRQPTAEYAKGTGRDHNSYGFTMWMAGGGIKGGMSFGTTDELGAAAVDNPLHVKHMHATVLHQLGLDPNHLSYFYSGLDQKLVGVEHVEPIREIIA